The Methanohalophilus levihalophilus genome has a segment encoding these proteins:
- a CDS encoding type II/IV secretion system ATPase subunit, producing MDQASNTQLSNAEEEIQKDIKSEELAEKVTDKEVEKKIVTEDSEAGDLLEKALDDLQSDDGFTAITEEDVHAESLQETAELSENITVDKLGKVPEEIEKVWEDAIREITEEKAKAIEPEVSEIRKEPFYKKIGRLLTASKLKFEDYDITKDGPLVDLSMPAGTAQREVELYPINPPYSYVRITYDTDIHEYMYTVLEPLLSASEKELLENVKERLVESIDISLSETSRTNAEKLLRDEFLQFLRDYSIETSALVREKVIYHIIRDFLNYGKIDAMMRDLDIEDISCDGPKTPVYVYHRKYESIPSIVQFDTDEEADSFVIRMAQICGKHISVANPLLDATMPDGSRIQLTLGREITTRGSTFTIRRFNENPITPAELVDFHTFSNAMMAYMWLAVESSKSIIFSGGTASGKTTAMNAVSMFVQPEMKIVSIEDTRELNLAHPNWIPGVTREAFSGESKGSIEMYELLRAALRQRPEYILVGEVRGSEAYVLFQAMSTGHTTFSTIHADSVQSIVHRLENPPINVPRIMIQALDIVSVQAQVKVGSERVRRSKSITEIVGVDPRTGELLTNEVFVWNAAKDSFQYSGRSYVVESVMENRGWDEARVKLELQQRQDVLEWARRKGISNFKDFSKIVVAYKREPETIMKLVEQDLV from the coding sequence ATGGATCAAGCTTCAAATACTCAACTGTCCAATGCAGAAGAGGAAATACAAAAAGATATAAAAAGTGAAGAACTGGCAGAAAAAGTCACAGACAAGGAAGTTGAAAAAAAGATTGTGACCGAAGATAGTGAAGCCGGCGATTTGCTGGAAAAAGCACTGGACGACCTGCAAAGTGATGATGGTTTTACGGCAATTACTGAAGAAGATGTGCACGCAGAATCCCTACAGGAAACTGCAGAACTTTCAGAGAACATTACCGTTGACAAATTAGGAAAGGTTCCAGAGGAAATCGAAAAGGTTTGGGAAGATGCAATTCGGGAAATTACCGAAGAGAAGGCAAAAGCAATTGAACCGGAAGTTTCCGAGATAAGAAAAGAACCTTTCTACAAGAAGATTGGCAGATTACTTACGGCAAGCAAGCTCAAATTTGAAGATTATGACATTACAAAGGATGGACCCCTTGTCGATCTTTCGATGCCTGCGGGAACTGCACAAAGAGAAGTTGAACTTTATCCTATTAATCCACCCTATTCCTATGTACGGATAACATATGATACTGACATCCACGAATACATGTACACAGTCCTTGAGCCCTTATTGTCCGCAAGTGAAAAAGAACTGCTGGAAAATGTCAAGGAACGTCTCGTGGAGTCTATAGATATTAGCCTCAGTGAAACCAGCCGGACCAATGCAGAGAAACTACTCCGGGACGAATTCCTGCAATTCCTGAGGGATTACTCCATTGAAACATCTGCACTTGTCCGTGAAAAAGTGATTTACCACATTATCAGGGATTTCCTGAACTACGGGAAGATAGACGCAATGATGCGCGATCTCGATATTGAGGATATATCCTGTGACGGACCGAAGACTCCGGTTTACGTTTATCACAGGAAATATGAATCAATTCCTTCAATCGTCCAGTTTGACACCGACGAGGAAGCGGATTCCTTTGTAATCAGGATGGCACAGATCTGTGGAAAACATATTTCCGTTGCTAACCCGCTTCTCGACGCCACAATGCCTGATGGGTCAAGGATCCAGTTAACCCTTGGAAGAGAAATTACCACAAGGGGAAGCACATTCACCATTCGTCGCTTTAATGAAAACCCAATTACTCCGGCAGAACTTGTGGATTTCCATACCTTCTCCAACGCTATGATGGCGTACATGTGGCTTGCTGTGGAATCCAGTAAAAGCATAATTTTCTCAGGCGGTACTGCATCAGGTAAGACAACTGCGATGAACGCAGTTTCAATGTTTGTCCAGCCCGAGATGAAAATCGTATCCATTGAAGATACCCGCGAATTAAACCTAGCACACCCCAACTGGATCCCCGGTGTTACAAGAGAAGCCTTTAGCGGGGAATCAAAGGGATCCATTGAGATGTACGAGCTTCTAAGGGCAGCGCTAAGACAGCGTCCCGAATACATCCTCGTGGGAGAAGTTCGTGGTTCTGAAGCTTACGTTCTTTTCCAGGCAATGTCTACAGGACATACCACATTCTCAACTATACACGCCGATTCTGTCCAGTCCATTGTACACAGGCTGGAAAACCCCCCAATTAATGTTCCAAGAATAATGATCCAGGCTCTGGATATTGTATCCGTACAGGCACAGGTAAAAGTTGGATCTGAACGCGTCAGGCGTAGCAAATCCATTACGGAAATTGTAGGTGTTGATCCCCGTACCGGAGAATTGCTGACAAATGAAGTGTTTGTGTGGAATGCAGCAAAGGATTCCTTCCAGTATTCCGGAAGATCCTATGTTGTCGAAAGCGTCATGGAAAACAGGGGTTGGGATGAAGCCAGGGTGAAATTAGAACTGCAACAGCGCCAGGACGTTCTCGAATGGGCCAGAAGAAAAGGAATCAGTAACTTCAAGGATTTCTCCAAGATTGTAGTGGCTTATAAGAGAGAACCGGAAACCATAATGAAGCTTGTGGAACAGGATCTGGTATGA
- a CDS encoding type II secretion system F family protein encodes MTNSYFVYAYSLFGKHFKQRKDKYYNLRMDLLKNRMNLGYDMYLSGALLTAILSTVLILLLFNLILFIFGVPDLPGSRLMIPAWMGWLVPYKLLIIQFFGSLLTIAFCMAVIYKTFVFYPSIMASNRKRNIEQILPYAINYMTAMSGAGVLPVELFRSLALNKIYGEVSTEARYLVRDMEVLGKDLVTAMKNLAQTTPSPMMQEFLQGAITVVTSGGELEPYFKIKTEQYIVENRQRQKEFLETLGLLGETYVTAFVAGPLFLIIVISIMSIMGGAQTVFLYLLIYAIVPIGSIMFLVVISTLTPEE; translated from the coding sequence ATGACTAACAGCTATTTTGTTTATGCCTACTCTTTGTTTGGAAAACATTTCAAACAAAGAAAGGATAAATATTACAACCTCAGGATGGATCTCCTGAAAAACAGGATGAATCTCGGATACGACATGTATCTTTCAGGTGCCCTGTTAACCGCAATTTTGAGCACAGTCCTGATATTACTATTATTCAATTTGATCTTATTCATATTTGGAGTTCCTGATCTGCCAGGCAGCAGACTTATGATCCCTGCATGGATGGGATGGCTTGTACCATACAAGCTGCTGATAATACAGTTTTTCGGAAGCCTGTTAACTATAGCCTTCTGCATGGCTGTTATCTACAAAACGTTTGTATTCTACCCTTCAATAATGGCATCTAACAGGAAAAGAAACATCGAGCAAATCCTCCCCTATGCAATTAACTACATGACTGCAATGTCGGGTGCTGGTGTTTTGCCGGTAGAACTCTTCAGATCTCTTGCGCTGAACAAGATATACGGAGAAGTCTCAACCGAAGCACGCTATCTTGTAAGGGATATGGAAGTACTCGGAAAGGATCTGGTAACTGCAATGAAGAACCTCGCCCAGACAACCCCTTCACCAATGATGCAGGAATTTTTGCAGGGTGCAATAACAGTGGTTACTTCCGGAGGAGAACTGGAGCCTTATTTTAAGATTAAGACGGAACAATACATTGTTGAAAACAGGCAACGACAGAAGGAATTCCTGGAAACATTGGGATTGCTGGGGGAGACATATGTAACGGCATTTGTCGCAGGCCCGCTTTTCCTGATTATAGTCATATCCATCATGTCGATAATGGGTGGAGCACAAACAGTCTTCCTTTACTTGCTAATATATGCCATCGTACCAATTGGAAGCATAATGTTCCTGGTAGTAATAAGTACCCTTACCCCGGAGGAATAA
- the arsB gene encoding ACR3 family arsenite efflux transporter: protein MGEESCPPVGPKGLGFFEKYLTVWVFLCIIAGILLGKFAPGLALYLDSIAIYSDGAPIVSIPIAICLFFMMYPIMVKIDFGEVIKAGQNLKPVSLTLFINWAIKPFTMYAISIFFLGTVFLHFIGPDAVDLVKMPLGLDLPVGATYGEGTVVLVEGIKMLEIPLWRSYLAGCILLGIAPCTAMVLVWGYLAKGNDCHTLVMVAINSLAMLLFYGPLGGFLLGVGNLPVPWEALAMSVGIYVALPLGAGYLSRKIIFRTKGEEWFNNNFLHLLTPVTIIALLVTLILLFSFKGETILAQPLTILWIAVPLFLQTCLIFVLGYVMAKMLKLTYEDAAPSAMIGASNHFEVAIATATVLFGISSGAALATVVGVLIEVPVMLLLVRFCLRTKGWFGTENA, encoded by the coding sequence ATGGGTGAAGAGAGCTGCCCCCCGGTGGGACCAAAAGGACTTGGTTTTTTTGAGAAATATCTTACAGTATGGGTTTTCCTGTGCATAATTGCTGGCATACTACTTGGTAAATTCGCACCCGGACTGGCCCTTTATCTTGACAGCATTGCAATTTACTCGGATGGAGCACCAATTGTCTCAATCCCTATTGCAATCTGTCTTTTCTTCATGATGTATCCCATTATGGTTAAGATCGATTTCGGGGAAGTCATCAAAGCAGGCCAGAATCTGAAACCGGTAAGCTTGACTCTCTTCATAAACTGGGCAATCAAGCCTTTCACAATGTATGCTATCTCAATCTTTTTCCTTGGCACCGTATTCCTTCATTTCATCGGACCTGATGCAGTAGATCTAGTCAAGATGCCTCTGGGACTTGATCTCCCCGTAGGTGCAACCTACGGCGAAGGTACAGTGGTGCTTGTCGAAGGCATAAAGATGCTGGAAATACCACTTTGGAGAAGTTATCTTGCAGGCTGTATTCTGCTGGGAATTGCTCCATGTACCGCAATGGTACTGGTTTGGGGCTACCTGGCGAAAGGAAATGATTGCCATACGCTTGTAATGGTAGCAATCAACTCCCTTGCAATGCTCCTGTTCTACGGCCCACTCGGAGGATTCCTCCTTGGTGTTGGCAATCTCCCTGTTCCATGGGAAGCACTTGCTATGTCCGTGGGAATCTACGTTGCACTTCCCCTTGGAGCCGGATACCTATCACGCAAAATTATATTCAGGACAAAGGGAGAAGAATGGTTCAACAATAATTTCCTTCACCTGCTGACACCTGTAACCATAATCGCACTCCTTGTAACCCTTATACTATTGTTCAGTTTCAAGGGAGAAACAATCCTTGCGCAACCACTGACAATACTCTGGATTGCAGTACCCCTGTTCCTTCAGACATGTCTGATCTTTGTTCTTGGGTATGTAATGGCAAAGATGCTGAAACTCACATATGAGGATGCAGCCCCTTCAGCGATGATTGGTGCTTCCAATCACTTTGAAGTGGCAATTGCAACCGCAACAGTGCTGTTTGGCATTTCCTCAGGAGCCGCACTTGCTACAGTCGTTGGTGTACTAATTGAGGTACCTGTGATGCTGCTGTTGGTAAGATTTTGCCTACGAACAAAGGGCTGGTTTGGAACGGAAAATGCATGA
- a CDS encoding type II secretion system F family protein has translation MKVFGKKQEETNLDYRLTEEELLEREDLHIEKRLEESRQFVKLRQFLRDPRNSFYQYPEYAFIFSTPAALLFFLFGFQATRGTILIDDVIIFTVLILIAPPAVTYNRKRKTINRIEESLPNFLRDLAEMGRAGLTLPGAVNTVTRGEYGALTPEIKKMDASLSWGISFENTLDQFAARMNTPLISRTVALITQANRAGGRVTYVLEAAARDASEIKTLQRERNANMMVYVVIVYMAFFVFIFVILMLSSRFVPTMAEAGQAAAAAGAGSRFIGAFDPDTFRRLLFHASVIQGFVAGLVAGQMGEGEISAGLKHSIVMTLVAWAAFTFFI, from the coding sequence ATGAAGGTCTTTGGTAAAAAACAGGAAGAAACAAATCTCGATTACCGGCTTACTGAAGAAGAATTGCTGGAAAGAGAAGACCTTCATATTGAAAAGAGGCTTGAGGAATCCAGACAATTTGTAAAGCTCAGGCAATTCTTGCGAGACCCAAGGAATTCATTTTATCAGTATCCGGAGTATGCATTCATATTCAGCACGCCTGCTGCGTTATTATTTTTCTTATTTGGTTTCCAGGCAACAAGAGGAACTATCTTAATTGACGATGTGATTATTTTCACAGTCTTGATACTGATAGCCCCACCTGCAGTCACATACAACAGGAAGCGTAAGACAATTAACAGGATTGAAGAATCACTTCCAAACTTCCTTCGGGATCTTGCTGAAATGGGTCGTGCAGGGCTAACGCTGCCGGGAGCGGTTAATACCGTTACACGTGGTGAATACGGGGCTCTTACACCTGAAATTAAGAAAATGGATGCTTCACTGTCATGGGGTATTTCATTCGAAAATACGCTTGATCAGTTTGCAGCAAGAATGAACACTCCCCTTATATCCAGAACGGTAGCTTTGATTACACAGGCAAACAGGGCTGGAGGACGTGTTACATACGTGCTGGAAGCAGCTGCAAGAGATGCAAGTGAAATCAAGACACTGCAAAGAGAAAGAAATGCGAACATGATGGTTTACGTGGTTATTGTATACATGGCATTCTTTGTCTTTATTTTTGTCATCCTGATGCTGTCATCCCGCTTTGTACCCACAATGGCAGAAGCCGGGCAGGCTGCAGCTGCTGCGGGTGCAGGAAGTCGTTTCATAGGTGCATTTGATCCGGATACATTCAGAAGATTACTGTTCCACGCTTCTGTAATCCAGGGATTTGTTGCCGGTCTTGTCGCAGGACAGATGGGAGAAGGCGAGATATCAGCTGGTCTTAAGCATTCAATCGTTATGACATTGGTCGCATGGGCTGCATTCACGTTCTTTATCTAA
- a CDS encoding molybdopterin-dependent oxidoreductase encodes MKKILFTLTLILILLSAGCISTTPDEAEVSPINENETETLEYDGVDLTPIDEQRNNAIKGTQYLYPDDYRLEITGMVNETTVLTYDDILSYPSVSKAVPLDCVEGWGFAAKWTGVKMETLLDDAGLQEGATTVIFYSEDGYSTALELDYLLDKNIIVAYKINDVTLPHDRGFPLQLVAEGKYGYKWAKWIVKIEVTNEDYQGYWESRGYNNNADVGGPRFG; translated from the coding sequence ATGAAAAAAATCCTGTTTACCTTAACACTTATTCTGATCTTGCTTTCAGCCGGGTGTATATCGACTACTCCCGATGAGGCAGAAGTATCCCCGATAAATGAAAACGAGACTGAAACACTGGAATATGACGGTGTAGATCTTACCCCTATTGATGAGCAGCGAAACAATGCGATTAAAGGAACACAGTATCTTTATCCGGACGATTATCGGCTTGAAATAACCGGAATGGTAAACGAAACAACTGTCCTGACATACGACGATATACTGTCTTACCCGTCTGTCTCAAAGGCAGTTCCGCTGGATTGTGTTGAAGGCTGGGGATTTGCGGCAAAATGGACAGGTGTAAAAATGGAAACCCTGCTTGATGATGCCGGATTGCAGGAAGGGGCAACAACAGTTATCTTTTATTCCGAAGATGGGTATTCCACAGCCCTTGAACTGGATTACCTGCTGGATAAGAACATTATTGTAGCCTACAAGATCAATGATGTAACCCTGCCTCATGACAGAGGATTCCCCTTGCAGCTTGTTGCTGAAGGAAAATACGGTTACAAATGGGCAAAATGGATAGTGAAAATAGAAGTAACCAATGAGGACTATCAGGGTTACTGGGAAAGCCGCGGCTACAACAACAATGCTGACGTTGGCGGTCCAAGATTTGGATAA
- the minD gene encoding cell division ATPase MinD: protein MVSSVFVIASGKGGTGKTTLSVNIATALAGLGEKTLLIDADLGMPNVGMFMKLDEITVNFYDVLKGTAKIQDAIYEGPAGLKVLPCSLSLDSYQNSNIERLKSSIEPILDDYDHIIIDTPPGLNKNALVPFQISDKIVLVVNDDITSIVDTLKSAKVAKSYGKHIEGVIVNRINGNLESGLKAKIQKTLGTNILSEIPNDPMIAKALSLQTPVVSKYPQSEAAFTLKRTAAMLVGIDVPEYSLQPAEPVVERLGFFSRVKAMFV from the coding sequence ATGGTGAGCAGTGTATTCGTTATAGCTTCCGGGAAGGGAGGAACAGGCAAAACTACGCTTTCAGTAAATATTGCAACTGCTCTGGCCGGACTCGGAGAAAAAACGCTTTTAATTGATGCAGATCTTGGCATGCCCAACGTAGGCATGTTTATGAAACTCGATGAAATTACAGTCAATTTTTATGATGTCTTGAAGGGAACTGCAAAAATACAGGACGCGATTTACGAGGGACCCGCCGGGCTTAAAGTACTTCCATGCAGTCTTTCACTGGATTCATACCAGAATTCAAACATCGAAAGGCTAAAAAGTTCTATAGAACCAATTTTGGATGACTACGATCATATTATTATTGACACACCTCCGGGACTAAACAAGAATGCGCTTGTTCCGTTCCAGATATCTGACAAAATAGTTCTTGTAGTCAATGATGACATTACGTCAATAGTTGACACCTTAAAATCTGCAAAAGTAGCAAAAAGTTACGGCAAGCACATTGAAGGAGTTATAGTAAACAGGATCAATGGAAATCTTGAAAGCGGCCTGAAGGCCAAGATCCAGAAAACTCTGGGAACAAACATTTTGTCCGAAATCCCAAATGATCCTATGATTGCAAAAGCATTATCCTTACAAACTCCTGTAGTATCGAAATATCCGCAATCTGAAGCAGCTTTTACCCTGAAAAGAACAGCAGCAATGCTGGTGGGAATTGATGTTCCGGAATATTCGCTTCAACCTGCAGAACCTGTTGTAGAGAGACTTGGATTCTTCAGCAGGGTAAAAGCCATGTTCGTATAA
- a CDS encoding fumarate hydratase — MSESFSYEDVIDGVKSAIKQAQTVLPKDVVQALEKAEKSESEDVAKSHLQAILKNVSIAKEKSIPMCQDTGIFIFKVEIGRNIVLPFNLEEALREALRQATLEIPLRPNAVHPITRHNSNDNTGVGLPDIKYSFIDEDELRVTVVPKGAGSENMSVLKMMNPTEVNSIDDFILESVFNAGGKPCPPVIVGVGVGGSFDKSAILAKTSLLRDVQDMDEEELHLLRRINSLGIGPMGMGGDTTALAVHINKAHCHTASLPVAINIQCWANRHSTVVFRRGSQWNII, encoded by the coding sequence CTGTCTGAATCTTTCAGCTATGAAGATGTTATCGATGGCGTCAAATCTGCCATAAAACAGGCACAAACCGTTCTTCCGAAAGACGTAGTTCAGGCACTTGAAAAAGCTGAAAAAAGCGAATCCGAAGATGTGGCTAAATCGCACCTGCAGGCAATCCTGAAGAATGTGTCTATTGCAAAGGAAAAAAGCATCCCAATGTGCCAGGATACGGGAATTTTTATTTTCAAGGTTGAAATTGGAAGGAATATTGTACTGCCATTTAATCTGGAGGAAGCTCTCAGGGAAGCACTCAGACAAGCTACTCTTGAAATACCGCTTCGTCCAAATGCCGTTCATCCGATTACTCGCCACAACAGCAATGATAACACCGGAGTCGGTCTTCCTGATATCAAATATTCTTTTATTGATGAGGATGAACTACGTGTTACTGTCGTACCCAAAGGTGCCGGGTCTGAGAATATGAGCGTTCTTAAAATGATGAACCCTACTGAAGTAAACTCAATTGATGATTTCATACTTGAATCGGTTTTCAATGCCGGGGGGAAACCGTGTCCACCTGTGATTGTAGGTGTGGGTGTTGGTGGTTCCTTCGACAAATCCGCAATTCTTGCAAAAACATCCCTGCTACGTGATGTTCAGGATATGGACGAAGAAGAACTTCACCTTCTTCGCAGGATTAATTCACTGGGTATCGGTCCAATGGGTATGGGTGGAGACACTACTGCGTTGGCAGTTCATATTAACAAGGCACATTGCCATACTGCATCCCTGCCGGTTGCAATTAACATCCAATGCTGGGCTAATCGACATTCGACTGTTGTTTTCAGGAGGGGCTCTCAGTGGAACATCATCTGA
- a CDS encoding FumA C-terminus/TtdB family hydratase beta subunit — translation MEHHLKTPLYRDDILDLKCGDVVYLSGTILTARDEAHARMLEYNEKVEKLPFSLDGAVIYHCGPLMKQIENGWEVVAAGPTTSARMISMTPSLLDLYDVHVLIGKGGMDGLSASFEGRCIYLAYTGGCAALAARAIKKVKTFHWPDLGMAEGVWELEVENFGPLIVGMDAIENDLFSNIKEKAKGLIG, via the coding sequence GTGGAACATCATCTGAAGACTCCACTCTACAGGGATGACATTCTTGATCTGAAATGTGGGGATGTTGTTTACCTCTCAGGAACGATACTGACGGCTCGTGACGAAGCACATGCACGTATGCTTGAATACAACGAAAAAGTTGAAAAACTTCCCTTTTCTCTTGATGGTGCTGTTATCTATCATTGCGGTCCTCTCATGAAGCAAATCGAAAATGGCTGGGAAGTTGTGGCTGCAGGACCTACCACAAGTGCCAGGATGATTTCCATGACACCTTCTTTGCTGGATTTGTACGATGTGCATGTCCTTATCGGGAAAGGTGGGATGGATGGCTTATCGGCTTCTTTTGAAGGACGTTGCATCTACCTTGCCTACACGGGTGGTTGTGCTGCCCTTGCAGCCCGGGCAATTAAAAAGGTAAAGACTTTTCACTGGCCGGATCTGGGTATGGCTGAAGGTGTATGGGAACTTGAGGTGGAAAACTTTGGTCCCCTTATCGTCGGAATGGATGCAATAGAAAACGATCTGTTTTCTAATATAAAAGAAAAAGCAAAAGGGCTGATTGGTTAA